A segment of the Leishmania braziliensis MHOM/BR/75/M2904 WGS CADA00000000 data, contig 101, whole genome shotgun sequence genome:
GGCGGCATTGGcctcctgcgtgtgtggcccTCTCCCATGCCCCCGCCTCTCACTTTTGGTcgtcctcgccctctctcgcctccccctcccttcccctcctccccactcttTCCTCATGGCCGGGCGGagacctcagcgcgtggtatcCCAGGGTCCTGCACCCGCCTCCCCACTCGGCGTGGTGCAGTGGAgcagccccccaccccctctatCGCCGCCACATGCCGAGCCACTCGTGGCGATCGCAGGGCCACGTGCCTACGGCGCGGGGGGAGGCATTGGGAGCCGATGTGGTGTGGCAGGGAATAGAAAGGTTGGCAAGGGAAACATGAACTCCGGGGTGagcgggagggagagtgTGCGTGCCATCATCGAGCCGCTCACTCTCCACCCCTGCACTCGCGgggagcgtgtgtgcgtggataCACGCGTGCTCGAGTCGCTCGCATCGCTCTCGGAGTCCTCGCGCCAGTGCCTGCCACCGAAGCCCGgtacccctcctcccccctgcaCGTCTCGGCTCACCAAATCGCGTTGTCCGCCACAGCGGGCGCCTGTCCACTGCGTGCTCGGTACTGTGTGCCGCTTTACCTACGGAGGCACGgaaggagaggcagcgcagaggggaggcggatgGGGGATTAGGGTGGGCCACCATGTCCATCCCCTTCAccagccaccgccaccgcccgcACCCCCTCTGCTCACACGCCACTcccacagcgccaccttccctcccctgcaCTCGTGGTGGCCACCCTGATCGAGTCGGCTCTTTCGCCTCCCGTGTGCGTCCatctctgctgctcgcctggtggtggcgcccctctgccctcctcctcccctgcgGCAGCTCTTGGGTGCGATGAGCTCCACCGGGTTTTGAAGGCAGCGCAAatgagcggcagcgcagtaCCCACGAAAAGCGCCCGTTacgtcgcggcggcgaccgGGCTGTGGACGTGGTCGTTGCCTCTTCGTCatgggaagggagggaagggtgggccgggagaggggaggtcACACGCCGCCGTGTGCCTCCCGGACTGGCAATGCTGCCGGCCAACCGTCACCccctcgctcgcctccttgcgtccttctctccctcctatgccgccacgcggtggcgccagcaGCCCCTGCGGGACAGCACAGAAGGGGTACATGCGCATCCATCATGCAGCGCTCTGCTGACCCCGCACCAGCCaaagcccccctctctcacgctggGGGAGCGGTGCGAGACAGGAACACTCTGCCTGCGGCCGTGGTCTTCATTGCGCAGGGGGgtcccccgctgccgctgagctCTGATGGACTGGTCCCGGAAAAGCAGTCGTGCATGGGCTTCTCCTGCATGGCCAAGcctcgcgctgctgggggagagggtgcaGGTGTCTAAGGCCCTCGTCTGCCGGCTGGAGGACCACGCCCAGAGCACGCGCCCTGAGGCCACACTCTCAGCAGAGTCATGGTACCCGCCCGCGCCCGCTGCTAGGAGAAGCGGATGCCGGCTTGggacgcgctgcggcgtccGTGTGCATTTCCTCCGACTGTGCCCTCCGTCCCCTGCGCCCGGCCCCCCTccgtgtggcgctgctgccgctcccccgctgccggcgcggcgtgtgtgtcgcgTCCACCGGTGAGCGCTTCCTccgcacgtgcgtgtgggcgccATCGGATGGCCCCCCTTCTTTCGCGGTGCGCGTGTCGCACTCTCGCGTgcctgccgcctcgccgcactctcccccacctctctctccgtctctcctctccccttccaccCTGCCCGCCTCTCTCATGCCGCCCGCCCTCTCACCaccaacacgcacgcacacgcggcagcaccaacgaGTTTGCTTTGCGAAGACCCGACtcgccctcgctctctcccactcgCCTCGACCACtacgccacctcctctgctgtgctgctgtgagtcTGCCAAAATGGAGTTCACCCTCGCCCTTCTGCTCTATGTGATCGTCCAGTTCATCGCGTTCCTCTGTGTGCTCATGGGCACGCCCATCGACATGTTTCACCTGAGGATTGGGGGGCGATTTGGCAACACGCCCTGCATTACGTTGTGGGGGTTAAATGAGCAGTGCTACACCAGCAGGAACGATATAAGTTTGGAGCAGCTCTGGATGGATTGCCCGATCCGCCGGGACCGTTTCCGCAGAGCTCAGGTGTTTGCTATCATCTCCATCTGCGTGTACGGCCTGGCTGCCCTCCTAGGCTTCAttgcgctgtgctgctgctcgtgcctCCGCTGGGTCTGCCTGGCGCTCAACATCGCCGGCATTGCCACGCTGGGCATCGTGTGGGCCTCCATGGTGGTGGTCTACTACTATGTGGATGGCCGCTGCATAGATGAGGTCCTCATGTCTGTTTTCGGCTCCGGCTTCGTGCTCTTGGTGATCGCATGGTGCCTGGACATCATCAACATCGCCTTCTTGCGGCTCCCGTGGCAGGCGAGAGACCCGAGTAAGAGCCTAGAGACGAGTGAATAGACGCAGCGAGGGGAAGTAGGAGGGAACAAACAACGCGTAAGCAC
Coding sequences within it:
- a CDS encoding amastin-like protein — its product is MEFTLALLLYVIVQFIAFLCVLMGTPIDMFHLRIGGRFGNTPCITLWGLNEQCYTSRNDISLEQLWMDCPIRRDRFRRAQVFAIISICVYGLAALLGFIALCCCSCLRWVCLALNIAGIATLGIVWASMVVVYYYVDGRCIDEVLMSVFGSGFVLLVIAWCLDIINIAFLRLPWQARDPSKSLETSE